CTGATTGATAATTCTGTTTCGAGTGCACGTTTTTGTATTCGAGTATATGCTATTTCTGGAGATACTCTCAGATAAATTATCCCATCAAGGTGACCGTGGTCATGATCGTTACATGAAATGTGGTTATTGCTTGCCTTACGAAGCTTTAGCGAAGTAGGGAGCCAGTTTTCGTACATTACGACGGTGCATGAACTGTTTTCCTCGTGCATGCGTGCTAAAAATGCTGATACATCTGAGCCAATGGTGCCATCAAGAATAAGCATACTTTTATCTCACAAAAATAAAAAATGTTCTACTTTAAGTATAAAAAAAGTTAGGGTTTAACGCTAATGTTTCTTTAAAGGGTGAGAATCCGAGTAATATTAGGGTTAATCCCCGTGATAATTTCTCGTACATTTTTTATTTCCGCACTCTGTGCAAGGTTGTGAGCGTTAATATGAGCAGCTGCGCCAAGCAATGTTACTTCATCGCCAGTTATTGTCTCAATATCGGTTACATCAACAATGGTCATATTCATGGCAACGCGCCCAATTATTGGAGCATACGATCCGTTAATCATGACCGATGTTTTATTGGAAAATCTAAAATCATACCCATCATAATAACCAATTGGTAGCAGTGCAATGCGTGTTATTCTTTGTGTTATAAAACTACCGGTATAACTAATGCGCGAACCAGCAGGGACTGTTTTTATGTTGGATATGTATGTTTTCCAGGTCATAACTGGTTTTAAATGAGCTTTATCTTGTCCAAGGCCATATACGCCAAGACCTATGCGGAAAAAATTGAAGTGTTGTGGGTACTGGACGGTCGAAATGCTTGCGGTGTTACTCATGTGAATATGAGTAGGTAAACTGTTATTCTGCTGCAACTGTGCAAGTATATTGTTATATT
This DNA window, taken from Candidatus Babeliales bacterium, encodes the following:
- a CDS encoding deoxynucleoside kinase — its product is MLILDGTIGSDVSAFLARMHEENSSCTVVMYENWLPTSLKLRKASNNHISCNDHDHGHLDGIIYLRVSPEIAYTRIQKRALETELSISLEHIKQIYAEKEQLFIENKNSPKEFEHLPILVLNGNIDFQTDFAQFYNHLFYIKRFIKQIQDKKDLALGIYKEKTHHRHCC